Genomic segment of Hydra vulgaris chromosome 08, alternate assembly HydraT2T_AEP:
TTTTCACAAATTGCTACAAAAACAATTCCCTTCGGAAAATTATTAATgactttaataattatattgttattgAAAATGCATTAACGATTGCAGTTCTACAATTCTTTTGTACTTCCGCACAAAAGAGTTCTTGTGTGAATGCAGTTAATAGCTGAAGCGCTAAATTCGTGAAAGAGAGAAAAAGAACAGTTTAACACTTTTCAGGTTATACAGTTATAATTAAAATGCTAAGAAAGTATAAAAGTGGAGCTTCTAGAAGAAGATTgaagaaagagagagagaggaaatGGTAGCTAAACTTCCgaaaatgacaaattttttttcattaaaccaaACTAATATGCAATTTCCACAAACTgtagattataataaaaacaataacaggGAAAATGAAGTAGCCTGTCAAGGTCCTTCAAATGAAATTCAAGGAGTTGAAAGTGTTGAATCCACAATGCATAATAATGAGCTTGACTCAGGTACTCCAATTTTTACTATCTTTAATGACACCTCTAACATCTGCTAAACAAACAATTTACTTTTTAGgcagttaatatttttattctataaattgtcacttattatttttttattaggcttatttatcatgatttttttttcctagataCCATTCTACGCGAAGACCCTGCTTTATGGCCCTTACAATTAAAGGAAAATGAACGTATGAAGTATTTAAACAAGGGGtaagctttttttcaaaataaagactCTAATTTCGAATCTTCGAAGCGGATGTTCAAAAACCAGTACAAATATTATTcggttaaatattttcaaaaagtgatgAATAATGGCGAAAAGTGTGACCAAAAATGGTTAATGTTTTCTGAATCCACTGGatgtgtattttattatgtttgcaAGTTGTTTTCAACGGATTACGACAACGTATTTGTCAAAAGTGGCTTTTACAATTGGAAAAAAGCTAAACAAACTATTTTCGGCCACGAAAACAGCAACGAACATATTCAATGTATGATTAAGTGGATAGAattcataaaacaaaatactcaTATCTATGAATATATGGTAAGCCAGATTAAAAGGGAATTTAATTATTGGTCTGCAATCTTAAATAGAATAGTAGCGGATATTCATTTTTTAGCCGGAAGAGGTTTAGCATTTCGAGGCCATAATGAAGTTATAGGATCGTCAAATAACGGAAATTACTTAGGCATGTTAGAACTGTTGACTCAATTTGATCCAGTTTTAAAGCAACACATTGACACTTTTGCAAATAAAGGCAAAGGTAATGTAAATTATTTGTCTAAAACTATTTGTGAAGAGCTAATTGATATTATGTCTCAAAAGGTTTTAACGCAAATTATTaccgaaataaaaaaaagcaaaatactgGGGAATTATCGTAGATTCGATTCCTGATATTTCTCACGTGGATCAACTTTCTGTGATATTTCGTTATTATCTAAATGGCCACGTGTATGAacgaattttttgttttctacaaATTAAAAGCCACGACGGTAAATCTTTGATTACTGACATTTTAGATCTACTGGAAAGATATGATATTGATATAACCAATTGTCGGGGACAGGCATACGATAATGCAAGCAATATGTCTGGTAAATATTCTGGATTACAAGCACGTTTAAAAGAGCGGAATGAATTAGCTTTTATATTCCCTGCGCTGGacattctttaaatttagtagGGCAGTGCAGTGTCAGTGAATGCATCAATTCTATCAACTATTTTGGCATTCTCCAGAGTTTGTATTCATTTTTTGTAGCTTCAACACATAGATGGGATTTATTGAAAGGAAATTATGCTACACTCAAGCGCCTATCAGATACACGATGGTCATGTAGGTCAGATGCTTCAAAAAGTTTAGTAGAAAATTTTGATGGGATTTATGCAGCGCTATGTCATATAGGTAAGgataaagaagaaaaatctGGTACTCGTCATGAAGCTTtgtgtttattaaataagatCACTAAGCTAGAGTTTGCATTCATGGCTGTACTTTGGCATCACATACTTAAAAGGTTTAATGCAGTTAgcaaatttcttcaaaaagttgaATTAGATTTGCATACAGCAAGCAGTATGTTACTTTCACTAATTGACTTTGTAAAAAACTTACGAAACGACTTTACGAGATTTGAGAatgaatcaaaaaaacttaGCTCGTTTATTGAAAAAGACTATTCGGATAAGAACAAAAGaaaggtaattaaaaaattgagcaACGGAGAAAACCAAGTTGATTCTTTAAGCGTATCCGACAAGTTTCGAGTGAATAAATTTATTGTCATTATTGACAAACTTGTGACGCAATTAACTATAAGAAGTGATGGTTACAACCACGTAAATAAGTTATTTGGATTTCTATCGAAGCTGTTAACTATTAGTACCATGGAATTGCAAGTTAGCGCGAAATAAATTGTAGAAGTGTACTCAAATGATTTAGAAGATAGTTTCATATTTGAAATTTGTAACATTATTAAAGTTGCAGCCTCCGGGTTTTTTTTcgcataaaaaagataaatctgAGACTGAAAACACATTGATTCCTTTGCATGTTTTAAATTGGATTGTTGAAACCGATATTATTGATGCATTTCCAAATGTTTATATAGCATATCGCTTGTTTCTAACTATTCCTATAACAAACTGCGAGGCAGAGAGATCATTCTCTACTCTTAAAAGAGTTAAGAACATGCACCGATCAACAATGGTCCATAGTCGTTTAAGTAATATAGCAAGATTAACTATTGAGTCAAAACTATTAGAAACTTTGGATTTCAGCGATGTGATTGCAGAGTTTGCGGGGaagaaaagcagaaaaaaatcactcaacttaattcaataaaataaatataaaatttgtatataaataaatatcagtGATAGCGTTTTCAAGAAAGTCTTTGTTTTACTCATTTTTGTCGTTGTTAGTGGAACGGGGCCTCCTACTTttaaatagccccgggccccgaaaagtcttaatccgccactgtcAACATCGTTTATTTTGTCAGAGCCAACAGCTCACCTTggcagggccgccgagagccatcacgccgcctgggacagcaaccctgattggcgcccttatttattaaagttttccTATATTATAGatgaaggaccttttttttttataggtacttactttttatttggcGCCCCTTGGATATCTGCGTATAAAGTTGACGGACAAAAAACAATCATTCTCCAgtatataataagaaaacagacattatatcattattttacaCATATCTACTGCTCTAGGTAcgttttgtaactattttttgtCGATAAATAA
This window contains:
- the LOC136083486 gene encoding uncharacterized protein LOC136083486 → MQFPQTVDYNKNNNRENEVACQGPSNEIQGVESVESTMHNNELDSDTILREDPALWPLQLKENELMNNGEKCDQKWLMFSESTGCVFYYVCKLFSTDYDNVFVKSGFYNWKKAKQTIFGHENSNEHIQCMIKWIEFIKQNTHIYEYMVSQIKREFNYWSAILNRIVADIHFLAGRGLAFRGHNEVIGSSNNGNYLGMLELLTQFDPVLKQHIDTFANKGKAKYWGIIVDSIPDISHVDQLSVIFRYYLNGHVYERIFCFLQIKSHDGKSLITDILDLLERYDIDITNCRGQAYDNASNMSASTHRWDLLKGNYATLKRLSDTRWSCRSDASKSLVENFDGIYAALCHIGKDKEEKSGTRHEALCLLNKITKLEFAFMAVLWHHILKRFNAVSKFLQKVELDLHTASSMLLSLIDFVKNLRNDFTRFENESKKLSSFIEKDYSDKNKRKVIKKLSNGENQVDSLSVSDKFRVNKFIVIIDKLVTQLTIRSDGYNHLQPPGFFSHKKDKSETENTLIPLHVLNWIVETDIIDAFPNVYIAYRLFLTIPITNCEAERSFSTLKRVKNMHRSTMVHSRLSNIARLTIESKLLETLDFSDVIAEEETDKTKEQNSKLLEAIATEFGLTSLNEHLVERNESTTSISTFLNLSMHTVQNLVVMLSRGDFNDMIAFMSSKSPLLNLSVKLSRGDFDDMIAKSFSDKKTR